One window of Puntigrus tetrazona isolate hp1 chromosome 14, ASM1883169v1, whole genome shotgun sequence genomic DNA carries:
- the chrnb3b gene encoding neuronal acetylcholine receptor subunit beta-3b isoform X2, with protein sequence MTLAVIGLFTLFTSILPATHATEFVSLAEREDALLRDLFQGYQRWVRPVQHANHSVKVRFGLKISQLVDVDEKNQLMTTNVWLWQEWLDYKLRWNPESYGGITSIRVPSESIWLPDIVLYENADGRFEGSLMTKAIVRYNGMITWTPPASYKSACTMDVTFFPFDRQNCSMKFGSWTYDGNMVELVLINQQVDRSDFFDNGEWEILSATGLKGSRRDEHLSYPFITYSFILKRLPLFYTLFLIIPCLGLSFLTVLVFYLPSDEGEKVSLSTSVLVSLTVFLLVIEEIIPSSSKVIPLIGEYLLFIMIFVTLSIIVTVFVINVHHRSSATYHPMSPWVRSLFLQRLPHLLCMRGNTDRYHYPELEPHSPDLKPRNKKGPPGPEGEGQALINMLEQATNSVRYISRHIKKEHFIREVVQDWKFVAQVLDRIFLWAFLTVSVLGTILIFTPALKMFLRTPPPPP encoded by the exons ATGACGCTGGCAGTCATTGGTCTTTTTACCCTGTTTACCAGCATCCTCCCCGCCACACATG CTACAGAGTTTGTATCTCTGGCAGAACGAGAAGATGCTCTTCTTAGGGACTTGTTTCAGGGATACCAGCGCTGGGTCAGGCCTGTTCAGCATGCAAACCACTCTGTGAAGGTGCGCTTTGGCTTGAAGATATCTCAGCTAGTGGATGTG GATGAGAAAAACCAACTCATGACCACTAATGTGTGGCTATGGCAG gAATGGCTGGATTATAAACTGCGATGGAACCCTGAGAGTTATGGCGGCATCACCTCTATCAGAGTCCCGTCAGAGAGCATCTGGCTCCCAGACATCGTTTTATATGAGAA TGCTGATGGACGTTTTGAAGGCTCACTCATGACCAAAGCTATCGTGCGGTACAATGGCATGATCACATGGACGCCTCCTGCCAGCTACAAGTCGGCCTGCACCATGGACGTGACCTTCTTCCCGTTCGATCGGCAGAACTGCTCTATGAAGTTTGGCTCTTGGACGTATGACGGAAACATGGTGGAACTAGTCCTCATCAACCAGCAGGTGGATCGAAGTGACTTCTTTGATAACGGCGAGTGGGAGATTCTCAGCGCCACTGGGCTCAAAGGCAGTCGTCGAGATGAACATCTCTCCTACCCCTTCATCACATACTCGTTCATCCTGAAACGTCTTCCTCTCTTCTACACGCTCTTCCTCATTATTCCCTGCCTTGGCTTGTCCTTCCTAACGGTGCTGGTCTTCTACCTGCCCTCTGACGAAGGGGAAAAAGTCTCTCTCTCCACCTCCGTCCTGGTGTCGCTCACTGTCTTCCTTCTTGTCATTGAGGAGATCATCCCTTCTTCCTCCAAGGTTATCCCGCTGATTGGAGAGTACCTGCTTTTTATCATGATATTCGTTACTCTCTCCATCATCGTGACGGTTTTTGTGATCAACGTCCACCACCGCTCTTCGGCTACTTATCATCCCATGTCTCCGTGGGTGCGATCGCTGTTTCTCCAGCGGCTGCCTCATTTGCTCTGCATGAGGGGAAACACGGACCGCTATCATTACCCAGAGCTGGAGCCTCACAGCCCTGATCTCAAGCCCAGGAACAAGAAAGGGCCACCTGGCCCAGAAGGAGAAGGTCAAGCTCTGATTAATATGCTGGAGCAGGCTACCAACTCGGTTCGCTACATCTCACGCCACATTAAGAAGGAGCATTTTATTAGAGAG GTAGTCCAGGACTGGAAGTTTGTGGCTCAGGTGTTGGACAGGATTTTTCTCTGGGCCTTCCTCACAGTGTCTGTGCTCGGCACCATCCTCATCTTCACACCTGCCCTCAAGATGTTCCTGCGCACGCCTCCCCCTCCTCCGTAA
- the chrnb3b gene encoding neuronal acetylcholine receptor subunit beta-3b isoform X1, producing the protein MTLAVIGLFTLFTSILPATHAATEFVSLAEREDALLRDLFQGYQRWVRPVQHANHSVKVRFGLKISQLVDVDEKNQLMTTNVWLWQEWLDYKLRWNPESYGGITSIRVPSESIWLPDIVLYENADGRFEGSLMTKAIVRYNGMITWTPPASYKSACTMDVTFFPFDRQNCSMKFGSWTYDGNMVELVLINQQVDRSDFFDNGEWEILSATGLKGSRRDEHLSYPFITYSFILKRLPLFYTLFLIIPCLGLSFLTVLVFYLPSDEGEKVSLSTSVLVSLTVFLLVIEEIIPSSSKVIPLIGEYLLFIMIFVTLSIIVTVFVINVHHRSSATYHPMSPWVRSLFLQRLPHLLCMRGNTDRYHYPELEPHSPDLKPRNKKGPPGPEGEGQALINMLEQATNSVRYISRHIKKEHFIREVVQDWKFVAQVLDRIFLWAFLTVSVLGTILIFTPALKMFLRTPPPPP; encoded by the exons ATGACGCTGGCAGTCATTGGTCTTTTTACCCTGTTTACCAGCATCCTCCCCGCCACACATG cagCTACAGAGTTTGTATCTCTGGCAGAACGAGAAGATGCTCTTCTTAGGGACTTGTTTCAGGGATACCAGCGCTGGGTCAGGCCTGTTCAGCATGCAAACCACTCTGTGAAGGTGCGCTTTGGCTTGAAGATATCTCAGCTAGTGGATGTG GATGAGAAAAACCAACTCATGACCACTAATGTGTGGCTATGGCAG gAATGGCTGGATTATAAACTGCGATGGAACCCTGAGAGTTATGGCGGCATCACCTCTATCAGAGTCCCGTCAGAGAGCATCTGGCTCCCAGACATCGTTTTATATGAGAA TGCTGATGGACGTTTTGAAGGCTCACTCATGACCAAAGCTATCGTGCGGTACAATGGCATGATCACATGGACGCCTCCTGCCAGCTACAAGTCGGCCTGCACCATGGACGTGACCTTCTTCCCGTTCGATCGGCAGAACTGCTCTATGAAGTTTGGCTCTTGGACGTATGACGGAAACATGGTGGAACTAGTCCTCATCAACCAGCAGGTGGATCGAAGTGACTTCTTTGATAACGGCGAGTGGGAGATTCTCAGCGCCACTGGGCTCAAAGGCAGTCGTCGAGATGAACATCTCTCCTACCCCTTCATCACATACTCGTTCATCCTGAAACGTCTTCCTCTCTTCTACACGCTCTTCCTCATTATTCCCTGCCTTGGCTTGTCCTTCCTAACGGTGCTGGTCTTCTACCTGCCCTCTGACGAAGGGGAAAAAGTCTCTCTCTCCACCTCCGTCCTGGTGTCGCTCACTGTCTTCCTTCTTGTCATTGAGGAGATCATCCCTTCTTCCTCCAAGGTTATCCCGCTGATTGGAGAGTACCTGCTTTTTATCATGATATTCGTTACTCTCTCCATCATCGTGACGGTTTTTGTGATCAACGTCCACCACCGCTCTTCGGCTACTTATCATCCCATGTCTCCGTGGGTGCGATCGCTGTTTCTCCAGCGGCTGCCTCATTTGCTCTGCATGAGGGGAAACACGGACCGCTATCATTACCCAGAGCTGGAGCCTCACAGCCCTGATCTCAAGCCCAGGAACAAGAAAGGGCCACCTGGCCCAGAAGGAGAAGGTCAAGCTCTGATTAATATGCTGGAGCAGGCTACCAACTCGGTTCGCTACATCTCACGCCACATTAAGAAGGAGCATTTTATTAGAGAG GTAGTCCAGGACTGGAAGTTTGTGGCTCAGGTGTTGGACAGGATTTTTCTCTGGGCCTTCCTCACAGTGTCTGTGCTCGGCACCATCCTCATCTTCACACCTGCCCTCAAGATGTTCCTGCGCACGCCTCCCCCTCCTCCGTAA
- the chrnb5b gene encoding neuronal acetylcholine receptor subunit beta-2, which yields MAAPMASGLWFVALTVATVWCAEVEERLVNYLLSPDRYNKLIRPAVNKSQQVTIAIQVSLAQLISVNEREQIMTTNCWLTQVWNDYRLMWDPEEYEGMRKVRLPSQHIWLPDIVLYNNADGTYEVSFYSNAVVSNNGEVAWLPPAIYKSACKIEVRDFPFDQQNCTLKFRSWTYDHTEIDLILLSDFASRDDFKPSGEWDIVSLPGRKNEDPNDATYLDITYDFIIRRKPLFYTINLIIPCVLITSLAILVFYLPSDCGEKMTLCISVLLALTVFLLLISKIVPPTSLAVPLIGKYLMFTMVLVTFSIVTSVCVLNVHHRSPSTHTMPKWVKYYFLFRLPGFLFMRRPGESNKHEKFHRKHQQCSSSDLPAKSEADETDSTFFVNEDAKHIGWRSGELQENAEFRKRMAVKCSADVEEAVKGVRYIADKLKNEDDDEGIIEDWKYVAMVIDRLFLWIFVLVCVAGTVGLFMQPLFKSYNTPTTDDL from the exons CTGTATGGTGTGCAGAGGTGGAGGAACGTTTAGTGAACTATTTACTCTCCCCTGACCGATACAACAAGCTGATCCGTCCAGCAGTCAACAAGAGTCAGCAGGTCACCATTGCAATCCAAGTGTCCCTTGCCCAGCTCATCAGTGTG AACGAGAGAGAGCAGATCATGACCACAAACTGTTGGCTCACTCAG GTATGGAATGATTACCGTTTGATGTGGGATCCGGAGGAGTATGAAGGGATGAGGAAAGTTCGTCTTCCCTCCCAGCATATATGGCTGCCTGACATTGTCCTGTACAACAA tgcTGACGGGACATATGAAGTGTCTTTCTACTCCAATGCGGTCGTGTCAAATAACGGTGAGGTTGCCTGGCTACCACCAGCCATTTATAAGAGTGCCTGTAAAATTGAGGTCCGGGACTTCCCCTTTGACCAGCAAAACTGCACACTCAAGTTCCGCTCATGGACTTATGACCACACAGAAATCGACCTCATCTTGCTGTCGGACTTTGCGAGCCGAGATGACTTCAAGCCAAGTGGCGAATGGGATATCGTGTCCTTGCCTGGTCGCAAAAACGAAGACCCGAATGACGCCACATATTTGGATATAACGTATGATTTTATCATCAGACGCAAACCGCTGTTCTACACCATTAATTTAATCATCCCATGTGTTCTCATCACTTCACTGGCTATCTTGGTTTTTTACCTCCCGTCAGACTGTGGGGAGAAGATGACTTTGTGTATCTCTGTTCTTCTGGCCTTAACTGTGTTCCTCTTGCTTATTTCCAAAATCGTACCGCCGACCTCACTCGCTGTGCCCCTCATTGGAAAGTACTTGATGTTCACCATGGTCTTGGTGACTTTTTCAATTgttacaagtgtgtgtgtgctaaatgTGCACCATCGTTCTCCAAGCACACACACTATGCCCAAGTGGGTCAAGTACTACTTCCTGTTCCGTTTGCCTGGTTTCCTATTCATGCGACGGCCGGGAGAGTCCAACAAACATGAGAAATTTCACAGGAAGCACCAGCAGTGCTCTTCATCTGATCTCCCAGCAAAGAGCGAGGCGGATGAGACCGATTCCACCTTCTTTGTCAATGAAGATGCCAAGCACATTGGTTGGAGATCTGGGGAGTTGCAGGAAAATGCAGAATTTCGTAAGCGAATGGCGGTTAAGTGCTCTGCAGACGTGGAGGAGGCTGTGAAAGGGGTCCGATATATCGCTGACAAGTTGAAgaatgaggatgatgatgaaggg ATTATCGAGGACTGGAAATATGTGGCTATGGTGATCGACCGTCTGTTTCTGTGGATCTTTGTTTTAGTATGTGTTGCTGGAACCGTCGGCCTCTTTATGCAGCCGCTCTTCAAGAGCTATAACACACCCACCACTGATGATTTGTAG